ATCGCATCCAGTAATCATAGTCCTCTATCGTAAAAAGCTCTTTGTCTTCGGAGTATTTCATGCCGTCGTCGAAGACGATCTTCCTCCGGAGGACGACCGCCGAAGAGTGCATGCAATTGCCTTTGAAGAGCAGCTTATTATACATGTTATCCGCGAGCGGGCCGAACGAAGTATGCCTTAATACCTTTCCGTTGTAGACCACGGCCTCATTATGAAAAACGAGATCGACGCCGGGGTTCTCATCGAGTATCTCCCTGCAGCGCGCAAGCTTATCTTCGCGCCAGGTATCATCCCCGTCGAGAAGAGCGATATATTTGCCGCGGGCAAGGCTCATACCCCTGTTCCTGCCGCATGCGGGCAGACCGCTGTTCTCCTGATAAAAATATTTAACTCTTTTATCGTCGATCCCGGCAATGATCTCCCTGGTATCATCTTTAGAGCCATCGTCGAAGACGATGACCTCGAGGTCGGCAAAAGTCTGTTTAAGGACGGACCTGACCGTTTCCTCTATATACTTGCCGTGATTATATGCCGCTATTACTACGCTGATCTCAGGCACCTTTTCCACAGCGTTCCTTTCTCATGGCCTTCATGGACAAAAGACCTTCCCGCAACCCCAGAGACACGAACCCTATCTCGCTCTCGATCTTCTCTGTGCGGTATGACGTGTTCTTCGGTCTCGGCGCTATATTCGGAAAGAAACTGCTATCGACGGGCTTGATCAGGCGCGCATCCAGCCCGAACACATCCGCAATGAGAAGCGCATAATCATAACGGCTGACTATGTCCCGCCCCGCGATATGATAAGTCCCCTTCTTGTCCATTTCGAGAAGCGACCAGATCGCTTCGGCGCAATTATAGGCGCACAACGGATTATCGTAAACATCCACGACCATATTGACGTCCTTGCCGGAGCCGAGGGAGTCGATCAGGGCCGTGACGAGGTTCTTCCTTTCGCCTTCGTGGTTCCATCCGTACATCAGTATCGGCCTGACGATGATATTGTCCTCTAACGCTTTCTTGACCATGATCTCGCAATCTAATTTCATGGCTCCGTATTTATTGATCGGGTTGACCTTGTCGTT
The genomic region above belongs to Candidatus Omnitrophota bacterium and contains:
- a CDS encoding glycosyltransferase is translated as MEKVPEISVVIAAYNHGKYIEETVRSVLKQTFADLEVIVFDDGSKDDTREIIAGIDDKRVKYFYQENSGLPACGRNRGMSLARGKYIALLDGDDTWREDKLARCREILDENPGVDLVFHNEAVVYNGKVLRHTSFGPLADNMYNKLLFKGNCMHSSAVVLRRKIVFDDGMKYSEDKELFTIEDYDYWMRLSQRYRFHFLPDSLAFYRVTETGAFLRSAESNAVNTLKLLDRNFARIDRSQDGIDAMVRKRRASVMIAGGRMHHHNRDFRASRRWYLRAIKEDPMNYKAYVSLAAALLRYRIVYR
- a CDS encoding SDR family oxidoreductase; translation: MNILITGATGLLGRALIDTKKPSHKVAGVYLGKYGMANGPDITYYPADVQDRGALEAVFLAKKIDAVIHTAGAADVDFCERHYDLAYRSNVLGTKNIVELCEKAKAKLVYISTNAVFDGEHAPYGENDKVNPINKYGAMKLDCEIMVKKALEDNIIVRPILMYGWNHEGERKNLVTALIDSLGSGKDVNMVVDVYDNPLCAYNCAEAIWSLLEMDKKGTYHIAGRDIVSRYDYALLIADVFGLDARLIKPVDSSFFPNIAPRPKNTSYRTEKIESEIGFVSLGLREGLLSMKAMRKERCGKGA